A genomic window from Corynebacterium fournieri includes:
- a CDS encoding PTS sugar transporter subunit IIA, with protein MHQRGSIDPDTTGDTRADAAAAAALDDSPREASTDALPVISPLTGEAVALSDVSDPMFAQRKLGEGVAVRPSIGELRSPIDGKVAVTFPSGHAYAIRGTGRDGKPVDVLMHIGFDTVNLKGEHFTAHVNKGDEVSAGQLLATFDIEAIEAAGYETTTPVVVSKSKKVGDVIPALLLPGDVAAGEPLFAVEPKPVAQGEAKDAAGSTAV; from the coding sequence GTGCACCAGCGTGGCTCCATCGACCCGGACACCACGGGCGACACGCGCGCCGATGCGGCCGCGGCAGCCGCCTTGGACGACTCCCCGCGCGAGGCATCTACGGATGCGCTGCCCGTCATCTCCCCGCTGACCGGCGAGGCCGTGGCCCTGTCCGACGTGTCGGATCCGATGTTCGCGCAGCGCAAGCTCGGTGAGGGGGTGGCCGTCAGGCCGTCGATAGGCGAGCTGCGTTCGCCGATCGACGGCAAGGTGGCGGTGACCTTCCCGTCCGGCCACGCCTACGCCATCCGCGGCACAGGCCGCGACGGCAAGCCGGTGGATGTGCTGATGCACATCGGCTTCGACACCGTGAACCTGAAGGGCGAGCACTTCACGGCGCATGTGAACAAGGGCGACGAGGTCAGCGCGGGCCAGCTGCTGGCCACCTTCGACATTGAGGCCATTGAGGCGGCGGGCTATGAAACGACCACGCCGGTGGTGGTCTCGAAATCCAAGAAGGTCGGCGACGTCATCCCGGCGCTGCTGCTGCCTGGCGACGTGGCCGCCGGCGAGCCGCTGTTCGCCGTGGAGCCGAAGCCGGTGGCGCAGGGCGAGGCCAAAGACGCGGCGGGCTCGACCGCGGTCTAA
- a CDS encoding GTPase — translation MFKKKPGLSERLEALEEAAQIGAPYLSSTNREGLERVARAGAERRALSGDHTVVGFFGATGSGKTSLFNAVVGEDLGKAAARRPTTSSPLAAIWEPDGSEELLDWLGVEDRRARPGEFARGAGPLILLDLPDFDSVEASNRAVAERLAGQVDVLVWVSDPEKYADSVIHDQFIRPHANHSAVTLAVLNKSDLLAAHDVGTVADSYAGLLRDDGLSNVQVVATSTLSGAGVEDLRGAIARVAKAHTAQTARIEADIRSVAQGYAGARGAGGVDKHAKRDMDAVLAQAAGAERIADTTAAAYRKRLRERTGWLLTSWITRFKPDPLRRLGLREAPDELGVHRTSMPELDAASKAVANRGVRDYAAEVADGLPQEWSAAVADRAEEVSTGLPAELDRAVARASLPAEPSKGWSLLTVVQWFALLAALVGVLWYLLVAFVPGVLTPLLGTDLVPDVEGWPIPTLLIMAGLLTGLIIGLISAVFGGMLGAGVKRRTRSAVQKQVAEVSQTAVVDPLLAIRQDYSRFAERIALAAG, via the coding sequence ATGTTTAAGAAAAAGCCGGGACTTTCAGAGCGGCTTGAGGCGCTGGAAGAGGCCGCGCAGATCGGTGCACCGTACCTGTCTTCTACAAACCGCGAGGGGCTTGAGCGCGTGGCGCGCGCCGGCGCGGAGCGGCGTGCGCTGTCCGGCGACCACACCGTTGTCGGCTTCTTCGGTGCCACCGGATCCGGCAAGACCTCCCTGTTTAACGCCGTCGTCGGCGAGGACCTGGGCAAGGCCGCCGCGCGGCGGCCCACCACCTCCTCGCCGCTGGCCGCCATTTGGGAACCGGACGGGTCTGAAGAGCTGCTGGACTGGCTGGGGGTGGAGGATAGGCGCGCCCGCCCGGGCGAGTTCGCCCGCGGCGCTGGCCCGCTGATCCTGCTGGACCTGCCGGACTTCGACTCCGTGGAGGCGTCGAACCGCGCGGTCGCGGAGCGGCTCGCCGGCCAGGTGGACGTGCTGGTGTGGGTTTCCGATCCGGAGAAGTACGCCGACAGCGTCATCCACGACCAGTTCATCCGCCCCCACGCCAACCACTCCGCGGTCACGCTCGCGGTGCTAAACAAGTCCGACCTGCTCGCCGCCCACGACGTGGGCACCGTTGCGGACTCATACGCGGGGCTGCTGCGTGACGACGGCCTGTCCAACGTCCAGGTCGTCGCCACCTCCACCCTTTCCGGAGCGGGCGTCGAGGACCTGCGCGGAGCAATCGCCCGGGTGGCCAAAGCGCACACCGCGCAAACGGCTCGCATCGAGGCAGACATCCGTTCGGTGGCGCAAGGTTATGCCGGCGCAAGGGGTGCCGGAGGCGTCGACAAGCACGCGAAGCGCGACATGGACGCCGTGCTCGCGCAGGCGGCCGGCGCCGAGCGCATCGCAGACACCACAGCGGCGGCCTACCGCAAGCGGCTGCGAGAGCGCACCGGCTGGCTGCTCACCTCCTGGATTACCCGCTTCAAGCCCGACCCGCTGCGCCGGCTGGGGCTGCGCGAAGCACCCGACGAGCTGGGCGTGCACCGCACCTCCATGCCAGAGCTCGACGCCGCCTCCAAGGCCGTGGCCAACCGCGGCGTGCGCGACTACGCAGCCGAAGTGGCCGACGGCCTGCCACAGGAGTGGTCCGCCGCAGTGGCCGACCGCGCCGAAGAAGTCTCCACCGGGCTTCCGGCAGAGCTGGACCGCGCCGTCGCCCGCGCCTCGCTGCCCGCGGAGCCGTCGAAGGGCTGGTCGCTTTTGACCGTGGTCCAGTGGTTCGCCCTGCTCGCCGCGCTGGTGGGCGTGCTGTGGTACCTGCTGGTCGCATTCGTGCCGGGCGTGCTCACTCCCCTGCTGGGCACCGACCTTGTCCCCGACGTGGAGGGCTGGCCCATCCCGACGCTGTTGATCATGGCGGGCCTGCTCACCGGACTGATCATCGGGCTGATCAGTGCGGTCTTCGGTGGGATGCTCGGTGCCGGGGTGAAGCGGCGCACTCGCTCCGCAGTGCAGAAGCAGGTCGCGGAGGTCTCCCAGACCGCGGTGGTGGATCCTCTCCTGGCGATTCGTCAGGACTACTCGCGCTTCGCCGAACGTATCGCCCTCGCCGCCGGATAG
- a CDS encoding GTPase, translating into MNAPVSTPDVLNAVRDVRDAVAGTSLPVDVASEARAIVNQLDDYVLPRLANLDAPLLAVLGGSTGSGKSTLVNALLRERVSNPGVIRPTTRQPVLVANPSDADWFNSPQVLPGLARSHGAGDERSATLRVVDTPRIPEGLALLDAPDFDSIDDANRALASQLLAAADLWIFVTTPARYADQLVWNFLNDAAGRGIEVAVVLNRLDDKAAETVPDDLRRMMNEAGLSQATVFTVPFVADLGGEQTGEFLNEELLAPLHDYLTTLAEDTVARRDVAGKTVAGAVENALARVDALVGRRESQEDFANQLDQAIHELYTAANRHVIDATSDGKLLRSEVMDRWQDVVGTSDVFRGFERWFSSAMDKVGSFFTGEPAPLREVETEIETGLHAVIVDAAETAASRAWSHTGAVAPQLRADADPALARASADISDQAAQLVRAWQQDMVTRIQDTAGDKRQRARLMSFGLNLVTVALMLAVFASTAGITGGEVAIAGGSAVVSQKLLETIFGEDTVRRMVTEAREDLNQRLGELFAAERDRYHVFTDPLLEGASAEQLRDASAQAKRAVNVKLLGIADTPQLPAVQDDVAESFERGTLRGLFDQLRGNFGKGDGNV; encoded by the coding sequence GTGAATGCTCCCGTCTCAACGCCAGATGTCCTCAACGCTGTCCGCGACGTGCGCGATGCCGTCGCGGGCACTTCTTTGCCTGTCGACGTCGCTTCCGAAGCCCGCGCCATAGTCAATCAGCTCGACGACTATGTGCTGCCGCGGCTGGCCAACCTTGATGCACCCCTGCTCGCCGTGCTCGGCGGCTCCACCGGCTCCGGCAAATCCACACTGGTCAACGCGCTGCTGCGGGAGCGCGTTTCCAATCCGGGCGTGATCCGCCCCACCACCCGCCAGCCGGTGCTGGTGGCCAACCCGTCCGACGCGGACTGGTTCAACTCCCCGCAGGTGCTTCCGGGCCTCGCGCGCTCCCATGGCGCCGGCGACGAGCGCTCCGCCACGCTGCGGGTTGTGGATACTCCCCGCATCCCCGAGGGCCTCGCGCTTCTCGACGCCCCGGATTTCGACTCCATCGACGACGCCAACCGCGCACTGGCTTCCCAGCTGCTCGCGGCGGCAGACCTGTGGATCTTTGTCACGACCCCGGCGCGCTACGCGGACCAGCTGGTGTGGAACTTCCTCAACGACGCCGCCGGCCGCGGCATCGAGGTCGCGGTCGTGCTCAACCGCCTCGACGACAAAGCCGCCGAGACCGTGCCGGACGACCTGCGCCGCATGATGAACGAGGCCGGCCTTTCCCAAGCCACGGTGTTCACCGTGCCCTTTGTGGCCGATCTCGGCGGTGAGCAGACCGGCGAGTTTCTCAACGAAGAGTTGCTCGCCCCGCTGCACGACTACCTGACCACGTTGGCCGAAGACACCGTCGCGCGCCGCGACGTGGCCGGCAAGACTGTCGCGGGCGCGGTGGAAAACGCACTTGCGCGCGTGGACGCGCTGGTGGGCCGACGCGAGAGCCAGGAAGACTTTGCCAACCAGTTGGACCAGGCCATCCACGAGCTCTACACCGCGGCCAACCGCCACGTCATCGACGCCACCTCCGACGGCAAACTGCTGCGCTCCGAGGTGATGGACCGCTGGCAGGACGTCGTCGGCACCTCCGACGTGTTCCGCGGCTTCGAGCGCTGGTTCTCCAGCGCTATGGACAAGGTGGGCAGCTTCTTCACCGGCGAGCCCGCCCCGTTGCGCGAAGTGGAAACGGAAATCGAGACCGGCCTGCACGCCGTGATCGTGGACGCCGCGGAGACCGCGGCCTCGCGTGCCTGGTCCCACACCGGCGCAGTGGCCCCGCAGCTGCGCGCGGACGCCGACCCGGCGCTGGCCCGCGCCAGCGCGGATATCTCCGATCAGGCCGCCCAGCTTGTACGGGCCTGGCAGCAAGACATGGTCACGCGCATCCAGGACACCGCGGGCGACAAGCGGCAGCGCGCCCGCCTGATGTCCTTCGGCCTCAACTTGGTCACCGTCGCGCTGATGCTGGCGGTGTTCGCATCCACCGCCGGCATCACCGGCGGCGAAGTGGCCATCGCTGGCGGCTCCGCCGTCGTGAGCCAAAAACTGCTAGAGACCATCTTCGGCGAAGACACCGTGCGCCGCATGGTCACCGAGGCCCGAGAGGACTTAAACCAGCGGCTGGGCGAGCTCTTCGCCGCAGAGCGCGACCGCTACCACGTCTTCACCGATCCCCTGCTGGAGGGCGCGTCGGCCGAGCAGCTGCGCGACGCCTCCGCGCAGGCGAAGCGGGCGGTCAACGTCAAGCTCCTCGGCATCGCGGACACGCCGCAGCTGCCCGCAGTGCAGGACGATGTTGCGGAAAGCTTCGAGCGCGGCACGCTGCGCGGCCTGTTCGACCAGCTGCGCGGCAATTTCGGCAAGGGGGACGGCAATGTTTAA
- a CDS encoding formate/nitrite transporter family protein, producing MSFYEAAPTAIKNKVDLFSTEPARFATRAVLAGVYLGIMTAFAASTAQLLDEYAPGWGKYAFGAIFASTLYIIIVLQGELATGDMMFMTYGALHKKNTVVKGFLLVLFVTIFNLIGAVVISWLISRTTMGHMVEADGFLHDLLVAKLQKSSGTLFVEAILANVVVNIAFMLATQAGKDFSAKLWGVILIIPSFATMSYEHSIANFILTSLGGFTLGPDAIEGFTNWNVIRNWVVVWLGNFVGGGFIMGGLYGWLNLTKTDYKD from the coding sequence GTGAGTTTTTACGAAGCCGCCCCTACGGCGATCAAGAACAAGGTTGACCTCTTTTCCACAGAGCCCGCCCGGTTTGCCACTCGTGCAGTCTTGGCGGGCGTGTACCTGGGCATCATGACGGCGTTCGCCGCCTCCACTGCCCAGCTGCTGGACGAGTACGCCCCGGGCTGGGGCAAGTACGCGTTCGGCGCCATCTTCGCCTCCACGCTGTACATCATCATCGTGCTGCAAGGCGAACTCGCCACAGGTGACATGATGTTCATGACCTACGGCGCACTCCACAAGAAAAACACCGTTGTCAAGGGCTTTCTCCTTGTCTTGTTTGTCACCATCTTCAACCTCATCGGTGCAGTGGTCATTTCGTGGCTGATCTCCCGGACCACGATGGGCCACATGGTTGAGGCGGACGGATTCCTCCACGACCTACTGGTGGCCAAGCTGCAAAAGTCCAGTGGAACGCTGTTCGTCGAGGCAATCCTGGCCAACGTCGTGGTCAACATCGCCTTCATGCTGGCTACCCAAGCCGGCAAGGACTTCAGCGCGAAGCTGTGGGGCGTAATCTTGATCATCCCGTCGTTCGCCACCATGAGCTACGAGCACTCCATCGCTAACTTCATCCTCACCTCCCTGGGCGGCTTCACGCTCGGCCCGGACGCGATCGAAGGCTTCACCAACTGGAACGTCATCCGCAACTGGGTTGTGGTGTGGCTGGGCAACTTTGTCGGCGGCGGTTTCATCATGGGCGGACTCTACGGCTGGCTTAATCTGACCAAGACGGACTACAAGGACTAG
- the rplN gene encoding 50S ribosomal protein L14: MIQQESRLKVADNTGARELLCIRVLGGSVRRFAGIGDTIVATVKEAAPGGNVKEGEIVKAVIVRARKETRRPDGSYISFDENAAVIIKNDTEPRGTRIFGPVARELRDKRFMKIVSLAPEVI, translated from the coding sequence GTGATTCAGCAAGAATCGCGTCTGAAGGTCGCCGACAACACGGGTGCACGCGAGCTGCTGTGCATCCGCGTCCTCGGCGGCTCTGTTCGACGCTTCGCCGGCATCGGCGACACGATTGTCGCCACCGTGAAGGAAGCTGCCCCGGGCGGCAACGTCAAGGAAGGCGAGATTGTCAAGGCGGTCATCGTCCGCGCAAGGAAGGAAACCCGTCGTCCGGACGGTTCCTACATCTCCTTCGACGAGAACGCTGCCGTCATCATCAAGAACGACACCGAGCCGCGCGGTACCCGCATCTTCGGCCCGGTCGCACGTGAGCTGCGCGACAAGCGCTTCATGAAGATCGTGTCTCTCGCACCGGAGGTGATCTAA
- the rplX gene encoding 50S ribosomal protein L24, giving the protein MKIKKGDMVQVIAGKDKGAQGRVIEAYPQRDKVLVEGVNRIKKHVANSYNERGAESGGIVTQEAPIHVSNVMILDSEGKPTRVGYRFDEDGKKVRVAKSNGKDI; this is encoded by the coding sequence ATGAAGATCAAGAAGGGCGATATGGTCCAGGTCATCGCCGGCAAGGACAAGGGCGCTCAGGGTCGCGTCATCGAGGCGTACCCGCAGCGTGACAAGGTCCTGGTCGAGGGCGTGAACCGCATCAAGAAGCACGTCGCTAACTCCTACAACGAGCGCGGCGCCGAGTCCGGCGGCATTGTCACCCAGGAAGCTCCGATCCACGTGTCCAACGTGATGATCCTGGATTCCGAGGGCAAGCCGACCCGCGTCGGCTACCGCTTCGACGAGGACGGCAAGAAGGTCCGCGTGGCCAAGTCGAACGGGAAGGACATCTAA
- the rplE gene encoding 50S ribosomal protein L5 produces the protein MTEATQYTPRLKTRYQDEIRTKLNDQFAYDNVMQIPGLTKIVVNMGVGDAARDSKVINGALEDLTAITGQKPQLRRAKKSIANFKLREGMPIGAKVTLRGDRMWEFLDRLLTVALPRIRDFRGLNDKQFDGNGNYTFGLSEQTMFYEIDIDKIDRVRGMDITLVTTATNDDEGRALLTHLGFPFADKDGKMKRA, from the coding sequence ATGACTGAAGCAACTCAGTACACCCCCCGCCTGAAGACGCGTTACCAGGACGAGATCCGCACCAAGCTGAACGACCAGTTCGCTTACGACAACGTCATGCAGATCCCGGGCCTGACCAAGATCGTCGTGAACATGGGTGTGGGCGACGCAGCCCGCGACTCCAAGGTGATCAACGGCGCGCTCGAGGACCTCACCGCCATCACCGGCCAGAAGCCGCAGCTTCGCCGCGCGAAGAAGTCCATCGCTAACTTCAAGCTCCGCGAAGGCATGCCGATTGGCGCGAAGGTCACCCTCCGCGGCGACCGCATGTGGGAGTTCCTGGACCGCCTGCTCACCGTGGCTCTGCCGCGTATTCGCGACTTCCGCGGCCTGAACGACAAGCAGTTCGACGGTAACGGCAACTACACCTTCGGCCTGTCCGAGCAGACCATGTTCTACGAGATCGACATTGACAAGATCGATCGCGTGCGCGGCATGGACATCACGCTCGTGACCACCGCAACGAACGACGACGAGGGTCGCGCTCTGCTGACGCACCTCGGCTTCCCGTTCGCCGACAAGGACGGCAAGATGAAGCGCGCATAA
- a CDS encoding formate dehydrogenase accessory sulfurtransferase FdhD has translation MSRTKRSFAVTKIAADGTRDTRAGQVEVEEPLEIRAGGQSVATLMRTPGHDVELAHGLLLARGLISRVDDVVTARYCEGAIGGENTYNLLDVQLARPAAPRFIDPIPGDACGISSEQRVRELAASLDVRPEFAAVAPDAIFAAPALLAAHRTRDLPTAVAGDVGRQDLVAVNAVHKIAGHVLLDAVASPTIALDARVTFEIVRAAAAAGAAAVVTTAGVTSMAVELARATNTVLVGEVTPERFSVYAGAETL, from the coding sequence ATGAGCAGGACCAAGCGCAGTTTCGCAGTGACCAAGATCGCCGCCGACGGCACCCGCGACACCCGCGCGGGCCAGGTGGAAGTCGAAGAGCCGCTGGAAATCCGAGCTGGCGGCCAATCCGTCGCCACGCTTATGCGCACCCCGGGCCACGACGTCGAGCTCGCCCACGGCCTGCTGCTCGCCCGCGGGCTGATCAGCCGCGTCGACGACGTGGTGACAGCCCGCTACTGCGAGGGCGCGATCGGCGGCGAAAACACCTACAACCTGCTGGATGTCCAGCTCGCGCGCCCGGCCGCGCCCCGGTTCATCGACCCGATCCCCGGCGACGCCTGCGGCATCTCCTCCGAGCAGCGAGTGCGCGAACTCGCCGCGAGCTTGGACGTTCGCCCGGAGTTCGCCGCCGTCGCCCCCGACGCCATTTTCGCGGCCCCTGCGCTTCTTGCCGCACACCGCACTCGGGATCTGCCCACCGCCGTCGCGGGCGATGTGGGCCGCCAGGACCTCGTCGCCGTCAACGCGGTGCACAAGATCGCGGGGCATGTGCTTCTCGACGCCGTCGCGTCCCCCACCATTGCCCTCGACGCACGCGTGACGTTCGAAATCGTGCGTGCCGCCGCCGCAGCAGGCGCGGCCGCCGTGGTCACCACCGCGGGCGTGACCTCGATGGCCGTCGAGCTGGCCCGGGCAACCAACACCGTGCTCGTCGGCGAAGTTACGCCGGAGCGCTTCAGCGTCTACGCCGGGGCTGAGACGCTCTAG
- a CDS encoding carboxymuconolactone decarboxylase family protein, whose product MVEPRKQMRGEAIRSLLPMVKHSKHTVPAGLGHLIALRASVLNDCKACIATHRRDARADGLTHDRILAAEDWTNHKAEFTETERAVLALTDAITHIDGYDSVPDELWHAAVSHFGDEGTHDLVVSICAINAFNRVSIATRTDPQQVKGTTEFDLDFSARRR is encoded by the coding sequence ATGGTCGAACCCCGAAAGCAAATGCGCGGCGAGGCGATCCGCTCACTTCTTCCCATGGTCAAGCACTCCAAGCACACCGTGCCGGCCGGACTTGGGCACCTCATCGCCTTGCGCGCGTCCGTGCTCAACGACTGCAAAGCGTGCATCGCCACCCACCGCCGCGACGCACGCGCGGACGGGTTGACGCACGACCGCATACTCGCCGCGGAGGACTGGACCAACCACAAAGCCGAGTTCACCGAAACGGAGCGCGCGGTCCTCGCGCTCACAGACGCGATCACGCACATCGATGGCTACGACTCCGTCCCCGACGAGCTCTGGCACGCCGCCGTTTCCCACTTCGGCGACGAGGGCACGCACGACCTCGTGGTCTCTATCTGTGCCATCAACGCCTTCAACCGAGTGAGTATTGCCACCCGAACCGACCCGCAGCAGGTCAAGGGGACCACCGAGTTCGACCTGGACTTCTCAGCCCGCCGGCGCTAG
- a CDS encoding DUF2786 domain-containing protein: MRTEDKIKQRLQKLLNQARDQEGTPEGDAFYARAFELMAEYGYEQKDLEDGDGSEVGQCTYEFAGAYTEMQANLLLTIARALHCTGFSQRVYNSTRIKDAVIFGCARHLERVDMLYALLLPVMLADAQKVRATSWSESAVVRRRSFMSGFAASIGARLAQAEKTVEDSDSDYGLVLVDDFQKATAARDEFAAKMGYFLGNYSSKRSFDPDAFGQGHEAGERSDIGQTRVRARPALPF; this comes from the coding sequence ATGCGTACCGAAGACAAGATCAAGCAGCGCCTGCAGAAACTGCTCAACCAGGCGCGCGACCAAGAAGGCACACCGGAAGGCGACGCGTTTTACGCCCGCGCCTTCGAGCTCATGGCCGAGTACGGGTACGAGCAGAAAGACCTTGAAGACGGCGACGGCAGCGAGGTAGGGCAGTGCACCTACGAGTTCGCGGGCGCCTACACGGAGATGCAGGCGAATCTGCTGCTCACCATCGCGCGGGCCCTGCACTGCACGGGCTTTTCGCAGCGCGTGTACAACTCCACGCGCATCAAAGATGCGGTGATTTTCGGCTGCGCCCGCCACCTGGAGCGCGTGGACATGCTCTACGCGTTGCTGCTGCCCGTCATGCTGGCGGACGCGCAGAAGGTCCGCGCCACCAGCTGGAGCGAATCAGCGGTCGTGCGCCGGCGCAGCTTCATGTCGGGGTTTGCGGCCAGCATTGGGGCGCGGCTCGCGCAGGCGGAAAAGACGGTCGAGGACTCGGACAGCGACTACGGGCTCGTGCTTGTCGACGACTTTCAGAAAGCCACCGCAGCCCGCGACGAATTCGCCGCCAAGATGGGCTACTTCCTTGGCAACTACTCGTCCAAGCGCTCATTCGACCCGGACGCGTTCGGCCAGGGCCACGAGGCGGGCGAGCGCTCCGACATCGGGCAGACGCGCGTGCGCGCCCGGCCCGCGCTGCCCTTCTAA
- a CDS encoding amidohydrolase, whose product MGTALAQLVGTLDATRDEREALYVWFHQHPELSLQELQTASKIRSQLDALQLAHTQVGETGTVCVLENGPGPVVAIRADIDALPVQERSGKPYASTATQLDAVSGHEEHVAHACGHDFHIMGVLGALQAYAAHRDCWSGTLVAVFQPAEEAYTGSRVMLANGIGEAMPTPDVYLGQHVLPMLPGGCVGTHPGPFMSQSFSAKIEVWGKGTHGSMPDKGVDPILLASNIVTRLHTVVSREIKAQETAVLTVGAIHSGVKANVIPETAQLLVDTRAYTREVSDRLRSAIIRIVRGECVAAGSPREPEITFYDEYPLTDNDPMITSRVRDAFDAYFGDESVELDQVSASEDFSIIPDALGVPYTYWGLGGFADWENAPSNHSPSFAPDLQPTLDRAAEVMIVAAAAWLVDG is encoded by the coding sequence ATGGGAACTGCTCTTGCACAGCTGGTTGGAACGCTGGACGCCACCCGCGACGAGCGCGAAGCGCTGTACGTGTGGTTCCACCAGCATCCAGAGTTGTCGCTGCAGGAGCTGCAGACGGCGTCGAAGATCCGCTCGCAGCTGGATGCGCTGCAGCTCGCGCACACACAGGTGGGCGAGACGGGCACGGTGTGCGTGCTGGAAAACGGCCCCGGTCCGGTGGTGGCCATCCGCGCCGACATCGACGCGTTGCCGGTGCAGGAGCGCTCCGGCAAGCCGTATGCCTCCACTGCAACGCAGCTCGACGCGGTCAGCGGCCACGAGGAGCACGTCGCCCACGCATGCGGGCACGACTTCCACATCATGGGCGTGCTCGGGGCGCTGCAGGCCTACGCCGCCCACCGCGACTGCTGGAGCGGCACGCTGGTGGCAGTGTTCCAGCCCGCTGAGGAGGCATACACCGGTTCCCGGGTGATGCTGGCCAACGGCATCGGCGAGGCGATGCCCACTCCCGACGTGTATCTGGGCCAGCACGTGCTGCCCATGCTGCCCGGCGGGTGCGTGGGCACGCACCCGGGGCCGTTTATGTCCCAGTCCTTTTCCGCGAAGATTGAGGTCTGGGGCAAGGGCACGCACGGCTCCATGCCGGACAAAGGCGTGGACCCGATCTTGTTGGCCTCCAACATTGTCACCCGGCTGCACACCGTGGTCTCCCGCGAGATAAAGGCGCAGGAGACCGCAGTGCTCACCGTCGGCGCGATCCACTCCGGCGTCAAAGCGAACGTGATCCCGGAGACCGCGCAGCTTTTGGTGGACACCCGGGCGTACACCCGGGAGGTCAGCGACCGGTTGCGCAGCGCGATTATCCGCATCGTGCGCGGCGAGTGCGTGGCGGCGGGCAGCCCCCGCGAGCCGGAGATCACGTTCTACGACGAGTACCCGCTCACGGACAACGACCCCATGATCACCTCGCGGGTGCGCGACGCTTTCGACGCCTATTTCGGCGACGAATCTGTGGAGCTGGACCAGGTGTCTGCCTCAGAGGATTTCTCCATCATCCCCGACGCACTGGGGGTGCCCTACACCTACTGGGGCCTGGGCGGTTTCGCGGACTGGGAGAATGCCCCCAGCAACCACTCCCCCAGCTTCGCCCCGGACCTGCAGCCCACGCTCGACCGCGCTGCTGAGGTGATGATCGTGGCGGCGGCTGCATGGCTGGTGGACGGTTAG
- the rpsH gene encoding 30S ribosomal protein S8 has protein sequence MTMTDPIADMLSRVRNAAHAQHDSVSMPSSKIKVNIAEILKQEGYIEDYKVEDEKVGKSLTLNLKYGPTRESSIAGLRRVSKPGLRVYAKSNDLPQVLGGLGVAIISTSHGLLTDRQAQEKGVGGEVLAYVW, from the coding sequence ATGACCATGACTGATCCGATCGCGGACATGCTGTCGCGCGTGCGCAACGCAGCACATGCGCAGCACGACTCCGTGTCCATGCCTTCTTCCAAGATCAAGGTGAACATCGCCGAGATCTTGAAGCAGGAAGGCTACATCGAAGACTACAAAGTTGAGGACGAGAAGGTTGGCAAGTCGCTGACCCTCAACCTCAAGTACGGCCCGACCCGCGAGTCTTCCATCGCGGGCCTGCGCCGCGTGTCCAAGCCGGGCCTGCGCGTGTACGCGAAGTCCAACGACCTGCCTCAGGTGCTCGGTGGCCTGGGCGTGGCAATCATCTCCACGTCCCACGGCCTGCTCACCGACCGCCAGGCTCAAGAGAAGGGTGTAGGCGGGGAAGTCCTCGCTTACGTCTGGTAA
- the rplF gene encoding 50S ribosomal protein L6, with translation MSRVGNAPIAIPNNVEVKIDGQHVEVKGPKGTKDLDMPEPITASVQDNEILVARPDDHRDNRSLHGLTRSLINNMVVGVTEGYKVNMEIFGVGYRVQQKGKDLEFSLGYSHPVLIEAPEGITFSVDGNTKLAIEGTDKQQVGQIAANIRRLRKDDPYKGKGIRYAGEQIRRKVGKTGK, from the coding sequence ATGTCTCGCGTAGGTAACGCACCCATCGCTATTCCGAACAACGTCGAGGTGAAGATCGACGGCCAGCACGTCGAGGTCAAGGGCCCGAAGGGCACCAAGGACCTGGATATGCCGGAGCCGATCACCGCTTCCGTCCAGGACAACGAGATTCTGGTTGCCCGCCCGGACGACCACCGCGACAACCGTTCGCTGCACGGCCTGACCCGCTCCCTGATCAACAACATGGTTGTGGGCGTGACTGAGGGCTACAAGGTCAACATGGAGATCTTCGGCGTCGGCTACCGCGTGCAGCAGAAGGGTAAGGACCTCGAGTTCTCCCTCGGCTACTCGCACCCGGTCCTGATCGAGGCGCCGGAAGGCATCACGTTCTCCGTCGACGGCAACACCAAGTTGGCGATCGAAGGCACCGATAAGCAGCAGGTTGGCCAGATTGCGGCAAACATCCGCCGTCTGCGTAAGGATGACCCGTACAAGGGCAAGGGCATCCGCTACGCCGGCGAGCAGATCCGCCGCAAGGTCGGAAAGACGGGTAAGTAA